A part of Primulina eburnea isolate SZY01 chromosome 10, ASM2296580v1, whole genome shotgun sequence genomic DNA contains:
- the LOC140803623 gene encoding uncharacterized protein, producing MNCLIWNIRGLRGSESQQRLHAFVKEKQIKVLAVLEPMIDLDPRFMTRRLGFSGVISNLSGHIWVFFAADVRAECVFDHAQFLHIRVSASFLPTEIFCSFVYARCDYVQRRDLWASLLLVKPVLGPWLVGGDFNVVRDASECLGSRGGRFLPMEEFNTFILDSGLIDAGFEGSSFTWTNKTIWKRLDRVLVSVDWGDHFSSIRVEHLARTVSDHCPLLVTAPVFARGPSSFRFQRMWVRHHGFLQTVRLNWNLPCSLSGMPRLFAKMKRLKHHLRWWNRDVFGNIFDRLTEAERAVRSAEDVCEADPSDANWTSLSDRNEDLARITAMEADFWKPKAACHWLEDGERNTRLFHNMVRKKRVTNKIFRIWENGVCLTSQDLIQQSGALFFQDLLTGEPSALDCPDFSGFSSVISVVENDGIAAIPSLEEVRATVFSIHPDSVAGPDGFSSAFFQHCWEIVHQDVFGAVLDFFQGSPMPQGFTATTITLIPKVEGARAWSDFRPISLCNVTNKIISKLLYSRLRDVVERLVSPNQSGFVPGRMISDNILLAQELTHSITLPTRGGNVILKLDMAKAYDRVQACRGFGFRLYFPLSFLREHQWFAIGVFGSTRGLRQGDPLSPLLFVLGAEYLSRGLDRIYLQHPALRYRSDCDILISHLAYADDIIIFANGGSRGMQRLVDFLHHYENCSGQRVNAAKSSLILPPRCSGRLRSRLLRITGFAEGHLPLKYLGVPLLSGWFSHLWLSWRSLSGPSTPSSGGRAPWKGSGTGLDFGRAPLYGRNSFSGSIAGWMLLPVPPPVLLFPPFGVVSSGSALARSLAFAGELVSEMFPFGMTLGLGTFLCPPGVWSAGGRDARVSHFLSEGSWDFDRLCAVVSPSVAEEIVLIPVLSGDPDLARWIHSSDGAFSVRSAWELIRQRAPSSDIFRPCWGSWLRPTMSFFLWRFWHQWLPVDECVEERFGLVPGGHVREFLPCIVLWFLWTARNDAKHRHLPISGETVKFQILSYLRLAHFARTVKPRHWLGVFHVARLPGISVALHRFHRTAIVRWLRPPSGCFKLNVDGSSRGTSGDSSAGGVVRDDSGRFVLSFSEFIGAGSSLRAELWAVWRGLLLCSDHSFFHLWIELDSLTSIQLIRSRRCCWGLDHIVSRILVLLLRGFLFPLVLPVWCEWAQTLAHYMFGLLGIGWALALTLLVLFFGPLIFPGALFLFGPLFGPLLVPGGRLLQFLLARRLSSFTGVYWMSWWFQGFFPDDPLHCYNTFVRSILQMLDLFCSSWIAIFILLFYRHCTVISWPYLILTAGIHTVTRFQIRVVLTYWIIQGDGLETRISSWILHSSPSYHLVFFGVLTLSAARI from the exons ATGAATTGCTTAATCTGGAATATCCGGGGACTTCGCGGTTCGGAGTCCCAGCAGAGGCTTCATGCCTTTGTTAAGGAGAAACAGATTAAGGTTTTAGCTGTTTTGGAGCCCATGATTGATCTGGATCCGAGATTCATGACTCGCCGTTTGGGGTTTTCTGGAGTCATTTCTAATCTCTCCGGTCATATCTGGGTATTTTTTGCTGCTGATGTGAGGGCGGAGTGTGTTTTTGATCATGCTCAGTTCCTTCACATCAGAGTCTCTGCCTCTTTCTTACCGACAGAGATATTTTGTTCTTTTGTCTATGCTAGATGTGATTATGTCCAGCGTAGGGATCTTTGGGCTTCTTTGCTTTTGGTTAAGCCTGTTTTGGGTCCCTGGCTGGTTGGGGGCGATTTTAATGTCGTCAGGGATGCGTCCGAGTGCTTGGGCTCCCGTGGTGGTAGGTTTCTACCCATGGAGGAGTTCAACACTTTTATTCTTGATTCTGGTCTTATCGATGCTGGTTTTGAGGGGTCTTCGTTCACTTGGACGAATAAGACCATTTGGAAGCGGTTGGACAGGGTCTTGGTTTCTGTTGATTGGGGAGATCATTTCAGCTCGATTCGGGTTGAACATCTCGCTCGTACTGTTTCGGATCACTGTCCGCTTTTGGTTACCGCCCCTGTTTTTGCCCGTGGGCCGAGCTCGTTTCGCTTCCAGCGTATGTGGGTTAGGCACCATGGTTTTTTGCAGACTGTGAGGCTTAATTGGAATCTGCCTTGCAGTCTGAGCGGCATGCCTCGGCTTTTTGCCAAGATGAAGCGTCTCAAGCATCACCTCCGGTGGTGGAATCGGGATGTTTTTGGTAACATCTTTGATAGACTCACTGAGGCTGAGAGGGCTGTTCGTTCAGCTGAGGATGTCTGTGAGGCCGACCCTTCTGACGCGAATTGGACTTCCCTGTCCGATCGCAATGAGGATCTGGCTCGTATCACCGccatggaggcggatttttggAAACCGAAAGCGGCTTGCCATTGGCTTGAGGATGGTGAGCGGAACACCAGACTCTTCCATAATATGGTGAGGAAAAAGCGCGTGACGAATAAAATTTTCCGCATATGGGAGAATGGGGTTTGCCTGACGTCTCAGGATTTGATTCAGCAGTCGGGAGCCTTGTTTTTCCAGGATCTTCTTACCGGGGAGCCCTCTGCGCTCGATTGCCCTGATTTTTCGGGTTTTTCCTCGGTTATCTCTGTCGTGGAGAATGATGGTATTGCTGCGATTCCCTCTTTGGAGGAGGTCCGCGCGACCGTCTTCTCCATTCACCCTGATAGCGTTGCTGGCCCTGATGGCTTTTCCTCGGCGTTCTTTCAGCATTGCTGGGAGATTGTCCATCAGGATGTTTTTGGTGCTGTTCTTGATTTTTTCCAGGGTTCTCCTATGCCTCAGGGCTTTACCGCCACCACGATCACTCTTATTCCCAAAGTCGAGGGTGCACGCGCCTGGTCGGACTTCCGTCCGATCAGCCTGTGCAATGTCACGAACAAAATCATCTCGAAGCTGTTGTACTCTCGGTTGAGGGATGTGGTGGAGAGACTTGTTTCCCCGAATCAGAGTGGCTTCGTTCCGGGTCGGATGATCTCGGATAATATTCTCCTTGCCCAGGAGCTCACTCACAGCATTACTCTCCCCACTCGTGGTGGTAATGTCATATTGAAGTTGGATATGGCCAAGGCCTATGATCGAGTCCA AGCGTGTCGTGGCTTTGGTTTCCGCCTGTATTTCCCATTGTCATTTCTCCGTGAACATCAATGGTTCGCTATTGGGGTTTTTGGTTCCACCAGAGGCCTCCGGCAGGGCGATCCATTGTCTCCCCTTCTCTTCGTTTTGGGGGCGGAGTATCTTTCTCGTGGCCTTGACCGCATCTACCTGCAGCATCCTGCGCTCAGGTATCGTTCTGATTGTGATATTCTGATTTCCCACCTGGCTTATGCTGATGATATCATTATTTTTGCCAATGGTGGGTCTCGTGGTATGCAGCGCCTTGTCGATTTTCTGCATCACTACGAGAACTGTTCGGGGCAGCGTGTGAATGCTGCCAAGAGTTCTTTGATTTTGCCTCCGAGGTGCTCTGGGCGCCTACGCTCCCGGCTTTTGCGCATCACTGGGTTCGCCGAGGGTCATCTGCCCCTCAAGTACCTCGGAGTTCCCCTTTTATCGGG GTGGTTCAGCCACCTCTGGCTGTCATGGAGAAGCTTGAGCGGGCCTTCAACGCCTTCCTCTGGGGGTCGCGCCCCTTGGAAAGGAAGTGGCACTGGGCTCG ATTTCGGCAGGGCTCCTCTCTATGGGCGAAATTCCTTTTCCGGAAGTATTGCCGGCTGGATGCTCCTGCCTGTGCCCCCGCCCGTGCTTCTATTTCCCCCATTTGGCGTCGTCTCCTCAGGATCCGCCCTCGCGCGGAGCCTGGCATTCGCTGGCGAGTTGGTCTCGGAGATGTTTCCTTTTGGGATGACACTTGGTTTGGGGACGTTCCTTTGTCCTCCCGGTGTGTGGTCCGCAGGGGGCCGTGATGCTCgggtctctcattttctttctgaGGGGTCCTGGGATTTTGATCGCCTCTGTGCGGTTGTTTCTCCTTCGGTTGCCGAGGAGATTGTTTTGATTCCTGTTCTTTCGGGTGACCCTGATCTGGCACGATGGATCCATAGCTCCGATGGTGCTTTCTCTGTGAGATCTGCTTGGGAGCTGATCCGTCAGCGTGCTCCGTCTTCTGATATATTCCGCCCGTGTTGGGGGAGCTGGTTGAGGCCTACCATGTCGTTCTTCCTCTGGAGATTCTGGCATCAATGGCTCCCAGTTGATGAG TGCGTGGAAGAGAGATTCGGTCTGGTCCCCGGGGGCCATGTGCGGGAGTTTCTTCCCTGCATTGTCCTGTGGTTCCTCTGGACTGCGCGGAACGATGCTAAGCACCGTCATCTTCCCATCTCTGGGGAGACGGTGAAGTTTCAGATTTTGTCTTACCTGCGTCTCGCCCACTTTGCGCGTACTGTCAAGCCCAGACATTGGCTGGGTGTGTTTCATGTGGCGAGATTGCCGGGTATTTCGGTTGCTCTCCACAGATTTCATAGGACGGCGATTGTTCGCTGGCTGCGGCCGCCGTCCGGGTGCTTCAAGCTTAATGTGGATGGGAGCTCGCGTGGTACATCTGGGGACTCCTCTGCTGGTGGCGTTGTTCGGGATGATTCCGGGAGGTTTGTGCTCTCATTCAGCGAGTTCATCGGAGCTGGGTCTTCTCTTCGGGCTGAGCTTTGGGCGGTTTGGAGGGGTCTTCTCCTTTGTTCTGATCATTCTTTTTTCCATCTTTGGATCGAGCTTGATTCTCTGACTTCTATTCAGCTCATTCGTTCCCGTCGATGTTGCTGGGGTCTTGATCACATTGTATCCAGGATTCTG GTACTGTTACTTAGGGGGTTTCTCTTTCCCCTCGTTTTGCCAGTCTGGTGTGAGTGGGCTCAGACACTCGCACACTACATGTTTGGTCTCCTCGGGATTGGGTGGGCTCTCGCACTTACCCTCTTGGTGCTTTTCTTTGGCCCTCTCATATTCCCTGGAGCGCTATTTCTGTTTGGGCCTCTCTTTGGTCCACTTCTGGTCCCTGGCGGGCGTTTACTGCAGTTTCTCCTTGCCCGCCGTCTCAGTTCTTTTACAGGAGTTTACTGGATGTCGTGGTGGTTCCAGGGATTCTTTCCGGACGATCCCCTTCATTGTTATAATACCTTCGTCAGATCTATACTTCAGATGCTGGATCTTTTTTGTTCTAGCTGGATTGCGATCTTCATTTTGCTCTTCTATCGTCATTGTACAGTGATTTCCTGGCCTTATCTTATTTTGACTGCTGGGATTCATACAGTTACTCGGTTTCAGATTAGAGTCGTTTTGACATATTGGATTATTCAGGGTGATGGCTTAGAGACGAGAATTTCTTCATGGATTCTGCACTCATCTCCCAGTTATCATTTGGTCTTCTTCGGCGTGTTGACTCTTAGCGCAGCTCGTATTTGA